From the genome of Paraburkholderia largidicola:
CGTCCAGCCCATAATACGCGCCTTCCCTGCCCAAGCCGGACTGCTTGATGCCACCAAACGGCGCTACCTCATTGGATATCAATCCGGTATTAATGCCGACCATGCCATATTCCAGAGATTCCGCTACGCGCCAGATGCGGCCGATGTCCCGGCTGTAGAAGTACGCCGCCAGGCCGAACTCCGTATCGTTTGCGAAATGCACCACTTCTTCGTCGTTACGAAAGCGGAACACGGGTGCGACAGGACCAAATGTTTCCTCGCGGGCGACTTTCATCTCTTGCGTCACATCTGCAATGACAGTCGGCTCGAAGAATCCGTGGCCGAGCGCATGGCGCTTCCCACCCGTCACGATCCGACCACCACGTGATACAGCGTCGCTGATGTGAGACTCCACTTTTTGCACCGCATCTTCATTTATGAGTGGACCTTGTGTGATGCCGCACTGCGTACCCAACCCCACTTTCAACTTCGCGACTGCGTCCGCGAGTTTCTCGACAAACTCGTCGTAGACCTTGCTGTGGACGTAGAAGCGATTCGTGCATACGCATGTCTGGCCCGCATTGCGATACTTTGATGCGATTGCACCGGCCACCGCTTCGTCGAGGTCCGCATCATCGAACACGATAAACGGAGCGTTCCCACCCAATTCGAGTGAGACCTTCTTGATGGTGGGTGAACACTGGGCCATCAGCGCCGAACCCACCCGAGTGGATCCAGTAAAAGAGAGCTTGCGAACACCCGGATTGGCTGTCATTTCGCTGCCGATCTGTTGCGGCACGCCTGTAATCACCTGGAAGACGCCGGGAGGCACACCCGCGCGCTCGGCAAGTACAGCGAGCGCCAAAGCGGTGAGCGGTGTCGCTTCTGCGGGCTTGACGATTATCGGGCAACCCGCTGCGAGCGCTGGACCAGCTTTGCGGGTGATCATCGCCGCGGGAAAGTTCCAAGGTGTAATCGCTGCACAGACTCCGATGGGTTCCTTGACGACCACGATACGCCGGTCATTGGCAACTGTGGGAATCACATCGCCATAGGCGCGTTTTGCCTCTTCTCCAAACCACTCAATAAACGAAGCAGCGTACTGGATTTCGCCCTTTGCCTCGCCCAACGGTTTGCCCTGCTCAGTGGTGAGTATCAAGGCGAGATCATCCTGATTTTCGAGTATCAGGTCATACCAAGACCGCAGAATTGCCGCGCGCGTCTTCGCAGTCAGGCTACGCCACGCGGGCCAAGCGGCCTTGGCATGTTCGATTGCTCGACGCGTCTCTGCCGCCCCCATGCGTGGCACGTGCGCAATGACGTCGCCCGTAGCGGGGTTCACGACAGGGAATGTCTCGCCGCTATCGGCGTTATCCCATCCTCCATTCAAATAGCACTGGTCGCGAAACAACGACGGTGCGCGAAGGTTTTGCATGCTCATCTGATGACCTCGGAGTCTATATGCCAGCGTGGGCCACCTCCCCGACCGTTCACCCTTCTTGTGGACAACGGCACAGGCAAGCCGGTTACCCAGCAGTCTGCATTGAAGAAAAAAAGGCGCCGCGGTCACGCGGCGCAAAAAAGGCACAGCTCCGGCGCAGAGCCGACCTTGGAGATACCCGAACGCGAAGTTCCGTTGCTTGTCGCGCCCTCTCAGTTTTCCGTAAGTGCTCTGGACTCGGGCAACAGATCCCTCTGCCTCGTATCCGATCGTTTGAACCGTGGATGCCGGGCCACGTACCGTTCGAGAAAGGTCAAGAGATCGGCCGACGTTGGCCGTGTGCCCCATTCACTGGCAGCATTGACCGTCGCTAACGCCATCCACGAATCGGGCGGACTGATGGCTTCGACAATGGACAATCCGTCGCTCACGATCAATTGACCGGTTGACGGTTGAAATTGCGCCGACACCTGTCGGGAGTCGACGCACATTTCCGCAAGTACATTTGAAGCCCTCATCCCATCCTCCTTCGAAGATCTGTGCCCCCGCATCACAAGGCGAGACGTTGGGGCCGCGCGCTTCACCAATCAGCCTACCCCTAGCGACCCGGACAACCGTACATCGCGCCACGCAATCCTGAAGAAGAATGTACGGACGAACCGCACCCGTGATACCGGACTCAAGCGTCCATCACCAGTTGCCAGAGCAACGCCACGTTCAACATCACAATGATCCCTGCGCACAACCATGCCAGCGCATGCGGTATCCGTTTGACGCGGAAGCGACCCATGAGGCCAGCATCCGATGCAAAGCGCACGAGGGGAATCACGGCAAGCGGCAACTGCACGCTCAAAACCACCTGGCTGGCGACCAACAGCTGGTTTGATCCATGTTCGCCAAACGCGCCCACCGCAAGTAACGCGGGCCCAATCGCAAGAGTGCGGGTCAGGAGCGCTCGAACCCAACGCGCACTTTTCAACCTGAGGAAGCCCTCCATTACCGCCTGCCCTGCGAGCGTGCCTGTGACGGTCGCGTTCAGTCCACAGGCGAGCAGGGCTGCTGCGAAGAGTACACTTGCCCAGTCGCTGCCGACGAGCGGGCTGATCAGGCGATGAGCATCGGCGAGATCGCTGACATCGTAATGTCCGTTTGCATGGAATACCGCCGCCGCGACAATCAGCAACGATGCGTTCACGCAGAAAGCAAGGCCGAGGGATGCGAACGTATCAATATTTACGCCCTTCAAGACCTGCACCACGGACTGATCATTGCCATTGCTACCTTTGTTGTAATCCTTCACAAGGGCGGAGTGCAGATACAGGTTGTGCGGCATCACAGTGGCACCCAGGATTCCGGCTGCGAACCAGACCATGCCAGCGTCGCGTAACAGCGCAGGCGTCGGCGCGAGCCCCGTGAGTGCGCCACGCCATGACGGATTGGCAAGGGCGAGTTCGATAACGAAGCAAAGACCTACAAACAATATGAGCGTGGTAATAACGATCTGCAGCGGCGAGCGACCGCGACTCTGCAAGGCGAGCATCGCAAACGTGCCGATCGCGGACATCAACACACCAACTGTTAGGGAGACGCCGAGCAGGAGTTGTAACGCCACCGCGCTGCCCACTACCTCAGCGACATCACAAGCGATGATTGCAATCTCGCAGGTAATCCAGAGAAATATCGTAGTGCGACGGCTGTAACGTTCACGGCACAACTGGGCGAGATCACGTCCAGTAACGACACCGACCCTTGACGCAACCCATTGCAGCAGTAGTCCCATCAGGCTGGCCACCAGCACGACACTCAGCAATTGATAGCCGTACTTGGCCCCGCTGCCAAGTGCGGTCGCCCAGTTGCCCGGGTCCATATATCCCACCGCCACCATCGCACCAGCGCCCACAAACGAGACCCATCGTCCACGGCCGCGTGGCGACGCGTCCGGCGGTTTCGCCCCCCCAAACGATTGCCATCGTTGCGCGCAGAGTGACCGGATGAAGGACACTCCGCAGCCTCGGTCTCAACGCAGCCACGAGAATCGACCGCAACGCAGGTGACATCGCGATACAAACTCTCTTCACCCCACCAGCCCGTCACGAGCGGAAAATTCATCGCCATTGTCACTCCGTTGTTGCAAATAACCAGCACCCGCCCGCTTGTTGCGCGCTGGCGGTTATGCCATCACCGCTCCCCGCCCCGATGAAAATCCGTTCTCTACACTCGAGGTTTCTGGTGACTGCGCGACCTTTGTTCAAACTTCCATTATTAATATTAAATAACACTCCTAACTTTCCTCTCCCCTCTTGATCTTCGGTTTCAACTATTTACTAGGCTCTTCGTATCGTCAGCTTCTCAGTCCGCGCGCGTGATTTTTCGATTTGTCGCCTGAACCTGCTTGATACCGACAGAAACGATCGATCTGCAAGGCCACAACGGCAGCATCACGATTTCACATATATTCAGTCTGCCTGTATAGTTTTATGGTGTCAACCAGGTAAGGCTCGGATGAACCCTAATCGTTGCTGTGATATGGCCCCGAACGATCCCAAGCCTCACCCAAGGCCTAATGCTTCAGCGTTCTGAGAAAACCCTGCAAGGCGAGACGAACTCCGAACGACCGACTGCAGCAAAGGGACCGTGATCACCGAATGGCACTGACTGAGGCCAAAGGATTCACTCTGTGTTGAAGAGCAAAATTTCCCACCACATCGGAATGTCGTGCTCGCCGCTGGCTGGCGCATGCGTGCACCGGGAGCAGTGACGGCACACTGCTGCCCGGGCACTGCAGATTGACGCTGGAAATTTGCGCCGCACAGCGGGAGAGGCGTCAGGCGGGTAACGTGAAGCCCGAGACTGCCTCGCGAAGCGCCCCAGCCTGGTCCCTTAGTGATTGCGCCGCAGCAGCGGCTTCCTCGACGAGCGCGGCATTTTGCTGGGTCACTTTGTCCATTTCTCCGACAGCGCGGTTGACCTGCTCAATCCCGGCGCTTTGCTCGTGCGACGCATGGCTTATCTCCTCGAGAATCTCACTCACCCGTCGCACGGATCGCACAATCTCGCCCATCGTTTCGCCCGCGGTGCCAACGAGTATCGCGCCTTGGTCGACCGTAGTTGTCGAAGACTCGATAAGCGCCTTGATTTCCTTGGCGGCCGTTGCTGAGCGTTGGGCGAGGCTCCTCACCTCAGAGGCGACAACGGCAAACCCGCGGCCTTGCTCTCCGGCACGTGCCGCTTCCACGGCCGCATTGAGGGCAAGAATATTGGTCTGGAAAGCAATTCCGTCAATCACGCCGATGATGTCACCGATCTTCTGTGAACTGGAAGTGATTTGACCCATAGTGTGTACGACGTCATCGACAACAATGCTGCCACGCGTTGCAACATCTGCAGCCTGCCCCGCGAGCTTCGCAGCTTGTGCCGCGCTGTCGGCGTTCGACCTCACGTTTGCCGTCATCTGGTCCATGCTCGAGGCGGTCTCGACAAGCGCGGCGGCCTGCTGCTCCGTGCGTTGTGATAGATCCATGTTCCCCGCGGCGATCTCGTTTGCGCCAATGTTAATGTTCTCGGCACCCGCACTTATGCGGGAGACAGCATCTGTGAGACCTGATTGCATTGTCGCAAGCGCGTGCATCAGGCTCCCGTTCTTGTTCCCGTCCAGCGACACCTTGACCGTCAGATCCCCTCGCGAGATACGATTCGCTGCTTCGATCGCTACTTCAAGGTCTCCGCCAAGTCCGCGCCGTACGCTGCGAACCACCACGAACATCACCACGCTAGCGATGAAGCCGAGCGCGCCCGTGACGATGGTCCAGTCGATGAGCGCGCTGACAAATTCTGCGTTGACATCGTCCATGTACATACCGGTAACGATGATCATGTCCCACGGCGCAAATCGCCACGCGTACGAGGTCTTTTCCACCGGCGTATCACGGGCGCCTCCGGGTCTGTACCAAACGTAGTTGACGAAACCGCCTCCCTCCTGACCGCTGACTTTCACAAGATCCTGAAAGATATGCTTGCCATTGGGGTCGGCGAAACCTGACTGATCCTTGCCGACCAGATCGGGGGCGAACGGATGCATAAGCATGACGGGTCGCGAATCGTTTACCGCAAGGTAGCCGTCTTTGCCATACCGTAAGATGGAAAGCGCCTCGAGTGTTCTTTTCTTCGCCTCCTCTTCGCTCATGACATTTTGCTGGGCAAGCGCGAAATAGTGCTTCACGACACTTGCGCCCTCCTGGACAAGCCCGATCAACTGATCGCGGCGGTCCTTTATTAGCGAGGCGTGGTATTGCCACATGCCCGCGACGGCGATCAGGACCAATCCTATCCACAGCACAGCTATCATCGAGCTGAGTTTCTGGTTCAAAGTCATCTTGAGCATAGTGAGGCCCCGTTCTTCACCCTTTTTGTTCACGCTATAGACAATCACGTAGTTTGCGATTGCCATTTTCATCAGATCAACGTCAAGTCGCCAGTTAGATAAAGATCCTGCGCAAAGATATTCTCAAATCGCGCGGTGGCCGTCTGTTCGCAATGAACTTCTTCTCTCGAAATCGACATCCCGACCAGCTTCTGTCATAGTCGATGAACACACACTCCCGCGCGGTCCTAGTTCCTGCTTTTCTATATTTGCTTCGTAGTCCTATGTGTATCGGCTGCCACTTGATTCCGCACATCAGCCATCATTGGGAGTTTCTTTTTCTGTCCGCCCCGTCCTGGCTACCTCGCAACGAACAGCGCTGACAACCATACATCTGTCTTTGATTGGTAGTCTTCGCGATACCCCTGCCGCTAGACGACATCCGTGACAGCATTCGCGCCCAGATGCGAATCTGCTACCACTGTCGGCCCGCCGCGCACGCAAAGATCCGTACCTGATTGAAGATCAGTACGCTACGTGCACTGCGGTCCTAACTCAGATCACATTCATTTTGTCGACTTGATCTTGCCGACGTATCGATCTCCCTCGCGGACGATATCCAAACCAGCCCCAAAAGGCTTCGAGAGTTCGTTCAGCCTTGTGAGAATGCGGGCGCCATCTTCGATAGAGGCGAGTTGCGGACATCCGCGCCGGCTTCGCGGGACATCGCGGCCGAGCGTGATGGGATGAAGTTCGCTGTCGGATAGAACGCCGTTTTCGTAGGTAAAGCGTGCTACCACCGATTCCCAGAACAGCGGCTGCTTTCCATATCCGGTGACCACATCGAACAGATCTGCCGGCGTGGACGTCAACGGCATTCCCTGCTGCTCGTAGACTTCGAGCGGGAAAGACGAAAACGTCTCCACATTAAAAATGAAATTGCCGAGCGAATAACAGATCGGCCGCCCCGCGTAAAGCTCGACGCCGCGCAGCATGTGCGGCCCGTGCGCAAAGACCCCGTGGGCGCCGGCGTCGATCAGTTGGTGAGCGAGGGGCTGCAAAAATTCTGCAGGGACCTCGGTGTTCCAGCGTCCCTGAATCCCTTCGTGGCAGTGAAGTCCGACAAAAACGAGGTCAGCCTGGCGAGATGCTTCTTTCACGGAGGCGACGATTGCTTCAACGTCACGTTCCAGAACGTCGGTCTGAACGCGCGAGTTGTCGCTCGGTGCGAAATTGACACCCTCGACCGCGAAGCCACCTGGCGGCGGCGGGTCATAGATGTTCTTGTCCGGATAAGGGAAGTGAATTCCGGGGGCGGTCGTTCCCGTCGCCGAGACATTGACGCCCGCTTCCGCGAGGATCTCACGCAGTTCGTCGAACCGCTCCTTCCTGATGTAGTGGGTCTTTTGCACGCGAACCGGGGCTGTACCAGGGCGGCCTACGTCGCCAACGCTTGGATCTGCGGCGAGGCAGAGTCGAGCGTTGCTGGATCCAGCGGCTATATATGCGACGCGGGCACCTGGTGCGCTGAAATAGCGGGGAGCGCGCGCCTCCTGCAGAGTTCGGCCGACCCCGGCATACGTCAGACCACGCGCCTCCAGCGCCTCCATCGAAGCCACCAACCCCGATACACCGTAATCGGTTGCGTGATTGTGCCCCATCCCGTAGATGTCGACGCCAAGCCACTCAAACTCTGACAGGAGTTCGGGCTCGACGCCACAGGGTATCCCGTGCATGGTGGGCGAGGCCATGCGACCTCGCCCAGGGAACACCATCTCGACATTGGTAATAGTTACGTCCGTCTTCCGAAGCATCTCAACGAGAGCGAGGAAGTCAGCATCTGGATTGGGCGAGATACGCTGCGTGAGCATGGCATCGCCCGTGGCAAGGACGCTAACTTTAGACACGACAAATCCTCCATTTGTAACTAGTGAAATGCATGGCTTGAGCTGATCTCCATTCTCGACACGTCCCAACTGCATGGCCACGGCACGATGGTCAGCGATGACCCGCGTTTGACCGCGATCGACGCCTTCGTGCCCGCGCATTTCCGGTGACGGATCTACGCGACAAACGTCGCTCCGAGCCAGGCTGACGGCTCGGACATACGCACAATCGGTTGCAGCCTTCGTGTCAGGCGGATGGGATCCCGTGCAGCGCAAGGACAAGCATGCCCGCCAGGACGATGCCCACGCCGATTGCGACTCGGATAGGGTGGAGAATTGCGGTCCCCGCCATGATGATCAGCCTCACTGATGACTATATGCTCAGTCTGCCTGTATATTTTCGCGGCGTATGTAAGGGCATTTACCTATCCAGTACCGCCCTCTTGTCGTCGACACCTTCGGCGGCTGGGA
Proteins encoded in this window:
- a CDS encoding NAD-dependent succinate-semialdehyde dehydrogenase is translated as MSMQNLRAPSLFRDQCYLNGGWDNADSGETFPVVNPATGDVIAHVPRMGAAETRRAIEHAKAAWPAWRSLTAKTRAAILRSWYDLILENQDDLALILTTEQGKPLGEAKGEIQYAASFIEWFGEEAKRAYGDVIPTVANDRRIVVVKEPIGVCAAITPWNFPAAMITRKAGPALAAGCPIIVKPAEATPLTALALAVLAERAGVPPGVFQVITGVPQQIGSEMTANPGVRKLSFTGSTRVGSALMAQCSPTIKKVSLELGGNAPFIVFDDADLDEAVAGAIASKYRNAGQTCVCTNRFYVHSKVYDEFVEKLADAVAKLKVGLGTQCGITQGPLINEDAVQKVESHISDAVSRGGRIVTGGKRHALGHGFFEPTVIADVTQEMKVAREETFGPVAPVFRFRNDEEVVHFANDTEFGLAAYFYSRDIGRIWRVAESLEYGMVGINTGLISNEVAPFGGIKQSGLGREGAYYGLDEYLETKYLCIGGI
- a CDS encoding Nramp family divalent metal transporter, with translation MRSLCAQRWQSFGGAKPPDASPRGRGRWVSFVGAGAMVAVGYMDPGNWATALGSGAKYGYQLLSVVLVASLMGLLLQWVASRVGVVTGRDLAQLCRERYSRRTTIFLWITCEIAIIACDVAEVVGSAVALQLLLGVSLTVGVLMSAIGTFAMLALQSRGRSPLQIVITTLILFVGLCFVIELALANPSWRGALTGLAPTPALLRDAGMVWFAAGILGATVMPHNLYLHSALVKDYNKGSNGNDQSVVQVLKGVNIDTFASLGLAFCVNASLLIVAAAVFHANGHYDVSDLADAHRLISPLVGSDWASVLFAAALLACGLNATVTGTLAGQAVMEGFLRLKSARWVRALLTRTLAIGPALLAVGAFGEHGSNQLLVASQVVLSVQLPLAVIPLVRFASDAGLMGRFRVKRIPHALAWLCAGIIVMLNVALLWQLVMDA
- a CDS encoding methyl-accepting chemotaxis protein; the encoded protein is MTLNQKLSSMIAVLWIGLVLIAVAGMWQYHASLIKDRRDQLIGLVQEGASVVKHYFALAQQNVMSEEEAKKRTLEALSILRYGKDGYLAVNDSRPVMLMHPFAPDLVGKDQSGFADPNGKHIFQDLVKVSGQEGGGFVNYVWYRPGGARDTPVEKTSYAWRFAPWDMIIVTGMYMDDVNAEFVSALIDWTIVTGALGFIASVVMFVVVRSVRRGLGGDLEVAIEAANRISRGDLTVKVSLDGNKNGSLMHALATMQSGLTDAVSRISAGAENINIGANEIAAGNMDLSQRTEQQAAALVETASSMDQMTANVRSNADSAAQAAKLAGQAADVATRGSIVVDDVVHTMGQITSSSQKIGDIIGVIDGIAFQTNILALNAAVEAARAGEQGRGFAVVASEVRSLAQRSATAAKEIKALIESSTTTVDQGAILVGTAGETMGEIVRSVRRVSEILEEISHASHEQSAGIEQVNRAVGEMDKVTQQNAALVEEAAAAAQSLRDQAGALREAVSGFTLPA
- a CDS encoding CapA family protein, with translation MSKVSVLATGDAMLTQRISPNPDADFLALVEMLRKTDVTITNVEMVFPGRGRMASPTMHGIPCGVEPELLSEFEWLGVDIYGMGHNHATDYGVSGLVASMEALEARGLTYAGVGRTLQEARAPRYFSAPGARVAYIAAGSSNARLCLAADPSVGDVGRPGTAPVRVQKTHYIRKERFDELREILAEAGVNVSATGTTAPGIHFPYPDKNIYDPPPPGGFAVEGVNFAPSDNSRVQTDVLERDVEAIVASVKEASRQADLVFVGLHCHEGIQGRWNTEVPAEFLQPLAHQLIDAGAHGVFAHGPHMLRGVELYAGRPICYSLGNFIFNVETFSSFPLEVYEQQGMPLTSTPADLFDVVTGYGKQPLFWESVVARFTYENGVLSDSELHPITLGRDVPRSRRGCPQLASIEDGARILTRLNELSKPFGAGLDIVREGDRYVGKIKSTK